In Lolium rigidum isolate FL_2022 unplaced genomic scaffold, APGP_CSIRO_Lrig_0.1 contig_8179_1, whole genome shotgun sequence, the following proteins share a genomic window:
- the LOC124682290 gene encoding basic blue protein-like: MAAQGRGSAAGGNVAVVVGLVLLLCVLLQASVAESAVFNVGDRGGWSFNTNSWPTGKRFKAGDVLVFKYDATAHDVVAVSAAGYKACAKPASGAKVYKSGADRVTLARGTNYFICSVPGHCQSGMKIAVTAA; encoded by the exons atgGCAGCTCAGGGAAGAGGCAGTGCTGCCGGTGGCAACGTGGCCGTTGTCGTCGGGCTCGTCCTGCTCCTCTGCGTGCTCCTCCAAGCCAGCGTCGCGGAGTCGGCGGTGTTCAACGTCGGCGACCGCGGGGGCTGGTCGTTCAACACCAACTCCTGGCCCACCGGCAAGCGCTTCAAGGCCGGCGACGTCCTAG TGTTCAAGTATGACGCGACGGCGCACGACGTGGTGGCGGTGAGCGCGGCGGGGTACAAGGCCTGCGCCAAGCCAGCGAGCGGCGCCAAGGTGTACAAGTCCGGCGCCGACCGCGTCACGCTCGCCCGCGGCACCAACTACTTCATCTGCAGCGTCCCCGGCCACTGCCAGTCCGGCATGAAGATCGCCGTCACCGCTGCATGA